A section of the Candidatus Methylomirabilota bacterium genome encodes:
- a CDS encoding 4Fe-4S dicluster domain-containing protein, translating to MRVLALHPDRCTGCLRCELACSYMQTGTYQPSKSVIRVSPFEGYTSYAPYTCTQCAEGWCMTACPVGAIRINAAGAKDVVDDKCVGCKLCTIACPYGTMFYDPDTTKAYKCNLCEGHPACAEACPTEAITFVEGETADWIGDFAAERTTRVLAREAV from the coding sequence ATGAGAGTCCTCGCGCTTCACCCCGACAGGTGCACCGGCTGTCTCCGGTGCGAGCTGGCCTGCTCCTACATGCAGACGGGCACCTACCAGCCGTCCAAGTCCGTGATCCGCGTCTCGCCCTTCGAGGGTTACACGTCCTACGCTCCCTACACGTGCACGCAGTGCGCGGAGGGTTGGTGCATGACGGCCTGCCCGGTGGGGGCGATCCGGATCAACGCCGCGGGCGCCAAGGACGTCGTGGACGACAAGTGTGTCGGCTGCAAGCTGTGCACGATCGCGTGTCCCTACGGGACGATGTTCTACGACCCGGACACCACCAAGGCCTACAAGTGCAACCTCTGCGAGGGGCACCCGGCCTGCGCCGAGGCGTGCCCGACGGAGGCGATCACCTTCGTCGAGGGTGAGACGGCGGACTGGATCGGCGACTTCGCCGCCGAGCGGACCACCCGCGTCCTGGCCCGCGAGGCCGTGTGA